A DNA window from Zingiber officinale cultivar Zhangliang chromosome 3A, Zo_v1.1, whole genome shotgun sequence contains the following coding sequences:
- the LOC122053987 gene encoding peroxidase 5-like: MGLQIEKIWMAIMVVAICLRNGRVEAHLEVGFYSGSCPTAELIVREEVEKALTEDQGLGADLLRMFFHDCFTNGCDASILLDSTENNTAEKDAKVNLTLEGFEIIDHMKERLEAVCKGVVSCADILAFAARDSVVHYGGVHFKVAGGRRDGRVSSSADASILPSSDHNLSHLTKLFISRGLSQSDMIILSGAHTVGIAHCDAFAERLYDVHADGYEAMDEKYAAHLRQQCPPGSNNTVVLNPHSPYVFDNRYYKNLLSRQGLLVSDRTLLSTHGTMTQVKRYASNYKRFQRKFADAMFKLGEMDVLTGADGEIRANCRAIN, from the exons ATGGGTCTCCAAATTGAGAAGATATGGATGGCCATAATGGTGGTGGCCATTTGCCTGAGAAACGGGAGAGTAGAAGCCCATCTCGAAGTCGGATTCTACTCCGGCAGCTGCCCCACGGCTGAGCTCATTGTCAGGGAGGAGGTTGAGAAGGCTCTCACCGAAGACCAAGGCCTCGGCGCAGACCTTCTTAGAATGTTCTTTCATGACTGCTTCACAAAT GGTTGTGATGCTTCGATTCTTCTTGATTCGACGGAGAACAACACCGCGGAGAAGGATGCGAAGGTCAACCTCACCCTCGAGGGATTTGAGATCATCGACCACATGAAGGAGAGGCTGGAGGCGGTGTGCAAAGGAGTCGTCTCCTGTGCTGACATTCTTGCTTTTGCTGCAAGAGATAGCGTGGTTCAT TACGGAGGAGTTCACTTCAAAGTCGCAGGAGGAAGAAGGGACGGAAGAGTGTCCAGCTCAGCTGATGCAAGCATTCTCCCTTCATCGGATCACAACCTTAGCCATCTCACTAAATTATTTATCTCGAGAGGATTGAGCCAAAGTGACATGATTATTCTCTCAG GGGCGCACACAGTAGGCATCGCCCACTGCGACGCCTTCGCCGAGCGGCTCTACGATGTACACGCCGATGGATACGAAGCGATGGACGAGAAGTACGCAGCCCATCTGCGGCAGCAATGCCCACCGGGAAGCAACAACACGGTGGTGTTGAACCCGCACAGCCCATACGTTTTCGACAACCGCTACTACAAGAACCTGCTCAGCCGCCAGGGCCTCTTGGTCTCCGACAGAACCCTCCTCTCTACACACGGCACCATGACGCAAGTCAAGCGCTACGCCTCCAACTACAAGCGCTTCCAGCGCAAGTTCGCCGACGCCATGTTCAAGCTCGGCGAAATGGACGTCCTCACCGGCGCCGATGGCGAGATCCGAGCCAATTGCAGAGCCATCAACTAA